The nucleotide window GCGCGGTCCGTTCTGGGAACCATTTCAGCAGGACTCGGGCAATCCGTGCAATAGTTGGTTCATTAGTTGGTCAAACTGATCAAAGTAGGCACCCTTTGCAGGACAGGAAGTGGTCATTTTGCAGCAACTCGACCAGACGGACCGCAAAATCCTCCTCGCCCTCGACGAGGATCCCAGGATTCCCGTCATGCTGCTCGCACAGAAGCTCGGATTGGCCCGCGGCACAGTGCACTCCAGACTGGAACGGCTGGCGGCGGCTGGCACATTGCGACCGAATTCGGCCCGGGTCGTTCCCGAAGCCGTCGGACGCGGCGTCACGGCCATGGTCAGCGCCGAGCTGGACCAGAGCAAGCTCAACGATGCCATCGACGCCTTGCGGAACATTCCGGAGGTGCTCGAATGCCACGCACCGGCCGGAGATACCGACCTGCTGCTGCGGGTGGTGGCCAGGAGCCCGGACGACCTGTACCGGGTCAGCGAGGAAATCAGGCTGTGCCCGGGCATCACCAGGACGTCCACGCAGATGTTCCTGCGGGAGGTCATCCCCTACCGCATCACGGGGTTGCTCCACGAAGAGTAGCCGCCGGGGCTAGCCGCTCGGCGGAAAGCCGGCGGGTTAGAAGAAGAAGTGCAGGATGACGCCGATGCTCCAGATGCTGCCGGCTGCGAAGGCGCAGCCCAGCTCGATCAGGATGCCGATTCCCATCGCTTTCAACGCAACCGCACTTGAGTGCAGCGCGGGGCGCAGTTCCCGCTGGCGCAGGTACTCGCTGAGCAGCAGGCCTACCGTAAAACCGACAAACAGTCCCACCACCGGGATGACGAACATGCCCACCAGTCCAACCACCACGCCGACCACAATGGAGCGGTTGGGAATCTGGCGGCCCTTCAGCCGTTTGCCCGTGAGGACGGCGCTGGCCAACATGCCGGCAACCACCAGCACCGCGCCCAGCGCGAACACCACCCAGCCCACCGTGTTCTGCAGGACGAGCGCCCAGATGAGCAGGCTGACGCCGATAGTGATGGCACCGGGCAGCACGGGAACAATAATTCCGGCTACGCCGACGGCGATGAGCAGGCCGCAAACGAGCGTGACGATAATCTGGGCTTCCATAGCCCCAGCCTATGCGGAACGGTCCGTATGGTCCGGTGGCGCCGCACTGAATGTCGGATCGGACGCGCCCTCGGCGGGCTCCGCCGTCGTTAGTTCTTCCGGTTGTGGGCCCTGCCGCTTGCCGCGGTTCCTGCGCCAGATCAGGAAGCCCAGAACGCCCAGCAGTACCACCACAATAACGACGGCGGCGATCGGGGACGCGAGGACCAGCGCCACCCAGGCGGCGATCGCGGCCATCCCCACCGTTGCGTAGACGATTGCCCAGAGGAGACTGCCCAGCACGACGGCGGGCAGGAACCGGATCATTCGCATCCTCGCGATTCCGGCGCTGCTGACCACCGCGGTCTGGATGCCGACGGTGAGGAAGCACAGCGTGACCGCGAAGGGTCCGAAAGTGTTCATGAACCGCTCGGCACGCTTCATGACCGGGCCGTTGAGGTGCCGCTCGAACCGCGTATGGCGGCCGCCGGCGGCGATTCCGCGGCCGATCCAGTAGGTGGCGTTTGAGCGCATCATGGCGACGCAGAACAGTGCCAGAATCGCCCAGCCCAACGGAAGGTCGAGGAAAATATCCACAAACTTCCTTTCGACGCTGCCGTCCTGACACCTAAATTCTACAGCCTGTAGAAACATTGTGGAACGGAGTACCCCACCACGTAACGGCCGGTTCCACCCGAATTGTTCCGTTACTGCTCGCCTACTGCACGCCCTTGATCTTCACCACGAACACCGCCCCGAGCAGGCCCACCACCGCGGCGAGCACAAACAATGCTGTGTAGCCGCCCAGGTAGAGCACCACGGGGGCCGCCACCAGCGGCGCGAAAACCTGCGGCAGCGAGTTCGCCACGTTGATCACGCCCAGATCCTTGCCCCGGTCCGCCGCGCTGGGCAGCACCTGGGTCAGCAGGGCGAAGTCGACCGCCAGGAACATGCCGAAACCGGCTCCGAGTACGGCCGCCGCCACGAGCGCCATCGGCCAGCTAGGCCAGAATGCCACCAGCATGGACGCCGTCGCAATGGTCACCGCGGAAGCGATCACGAACGGCTTCCGGCGGCCCAGCCGGTCGCTCCACGGTCCGCCGATGACGGCGGTAATCATCACCATTACCGCGTAGATGCCGGTCAGGATCAGCACACCGGCGGCCGGATCGGCGTGGCCCACGGCGTCCTGCAGGAAGAAGAACAGGTAGAGCGTGAAGAGGTTGTTGCCCAGGTTGACCAGGAACCGCGTCAGCCAAGCCCAGCCGAAGTCGGGGTACTTGGCCGGGGAGATGTAGAAGCTCTTCAGGAACCGGCCCCACACAAACGGCGGGCGAAGGGCCGGATCCAGCGGAGTGTCCCGGCCCTTGATCAGGAACGCGACGATGCTTACGGCCAGGAACACCGCGCAGTAAATGTAGCCGAGGACAAAGCCACCGGCGAGATTGGCGAGAACCACACCGAAGACGATGCCCACGGTCTGGCCCATCGCGGCCAGACCGCCCACCTGCCCGCGCTGCAGCGTGGGCACCTTGTCCGGAATCGTGGCCGTCACCGCGGCATAAGCGCCGTTGCAGCCAGCCTGGACCAGGCACCAGCCGAGAACCATGACGGCGACGTTCGGGGCCCCGGAGAGCATGAGCAGGGCGGCGAAGGCCAGGACGGTTCCGCCGAGGACCCACGGGACGCGCCGGCCCAGTCGCGAGGTGGTCCGGTCGCTGAGCGCCCCGGCGATCGGGTTGGCCACCAGCGACACGGCCGCGCCGAACCCGGTGGCCAGCGCCAGCACGGCTTCCTTGTTCGCGGCGTCGAAACTCTGCGACTGCTGGGCCAGCAGCACCTGCAGCGAGGCGAAGAGGACCGCGTTGATGCCGAGGTTAGTCAGCAGGACGGCGGTGATCCAGCCCGGCCCGACCTTACGGGTGGGTTCGCTGTAAACGTCCGGGGCCGCGGGAAAAGCCTGCCCGGTCTCGCCCGGATCCTGGATTGCCACCGCTCGCTGCGCCCCTTACTGTCCGGCGAACTGCGTGATGAAGCCCGCCCCGATTGTGGCCACCATGGCCACGACGACGAGCCAGACGAAGGGTGTTTTGAATCTGCGCATAGTCTTCATGATGGAACCAGTTTAGGCCCCGTGGGTCAGCCGACCGGCGCGCGGCCGGATTGTTTAGCGAGCTTCTTCAGCCCCGCCGAAACCTGCACCGGCTCCGGCCAGCGCGGCGGCAGGTTGTCCCCCAGCGTGACGCCTTTAAGCTTGCGCCCGAACATCGGCACCACCCAGTCCCGCAGCCAGGCCCGTTCCACCCGCGCCAGCTCCCGCCAGCCCGCCCGCTCCAGCGGCTCCAATTGCTTGAGCTTGAGGGTGTGCCGCACGCCGAGCGCCGAGAGCACCTGCGCGGCCATGTATTTGTGCCCCACCGGAGACATGTGCAGTTTGTCGGTGTCCCACATCCGCGGGTCCTGGTAGATCTCAAACGCCCAGTGGTCCACCAGCAGCGCATCGTACCGGCGGGCAATCTCGCGCACCGCCTCGTTGTACAGCCAGTTGCGGCGCCGCATCGGCTCGAGCACCGGCGGCAGCATCACATCGAAGCCGGTGAACAGCAGCAGCTGCGCGCCGGTGGAGGCCAGCCGCGCCACCGCGTTTTCATACTGCTGCAGCAGGGCGTCCATATCCTTGCGCAGCTCAAGAATGTCGTTGCCGCCGGCATAAAAGGAAACGAGCGTCGGCTTCATCGCCACGGCGGGCTCGATCTGGTCCGCCACGATCTGGTGCAGCCGCTTGCTC belongs to Arthrobacter crystallopoietes and includes:
- a CDS encoding Lrp/AsnC family transcriptional regulator, with product MVILQQLDQTDRKILLALDEDPRIPVMLLAQKLGLARGTVHSRLERLAAAGTLRPNSARVVPEAVGRGVTAMVSAELDQSKLNDAIDALRNIPEVLECHAPAGDTDLLLRVVARSPDDLYRVSEEIRLCPGITRTSTQMFLREVIPYRITGLLHEE
- a CDS encoding DUF456 domain-containing protein, encoding MEAQIIVTLVCGLLIAVGVAGIIVPVLPGAITIGVSLLIWALVLQNTVGWVVFALGAVLVVAGMLASAVLTGKRLKGRQIPNRSIVVGVVVGLVGMFVIPVVGLFVGFTVGLLLSEYLRQRELRPALHSSAVALKAMGIGILIELGCAFAAGSIWSIGVILHFFF
- a CDS encoding DedA family protein, with the protein product MDIFLDLPLGWAILALFCVAMMRSNATYWIGRGIAAGGRHTRFERHLNGPVMKRAERFMNTFGPFAVTLCFLTVGIQTAVVSSAGIARMRMIRFLPAVVLGSLLWAIVYATVGMAAIAAWVALVLASPIAAVVIVVVLLGVLGFLIWRRNRGKRQGPQPEELTTAEPAEGASDPTFSAAPPDHTDRSA
- a CDS encoding MFS transporter; translation: MQDPGETGQAFPAAPDVYSEPTRKVGPGWITAVLLTNLGINAVLFASLQVLLAQQSQSFDAANKEAVLALATGFGAAVSLVANPIAGALSDRTTSRLGRRVPWVLGGTVLAFAALLMLSGAPNVAVMVLGWCLVQAGCNGAYAAVTATIPDKVPTLQRGQVGGLAAMGQTVGIVFGVVLANLAGGFVLGYIYCAVFLAVSIVAFLIKGRDTPLDPALRPPFVWGRFLKSFYISPAKYPDFGWAWLTRFLVNLGNNLFTLYLFFFLQDAVGHADPAAGVLILTGIYAVMVMITAVIGGPWSDRLGRRKPFVIASAVTIATASMLVAFWPSWPMALVAAAVLGAGFGMFLAVDFALLTQVLPSAADRGKDLGVINVANSLPQVFAPLVAAPVVLYLGGYTALFVLAAVVGLLGAVFVVKIKGVQ
- a CDS encoding SGNH/GDSL hydrolase family protein, producing MAGLFVALGDSFTEGVGDRDAKFPNGVRGWADRVAKQLGKQDPEFRYANLAVRSKRLHQIVADQIEPAVAMKPTLVSFYAGGNDILELRKDMDALLQQYENAVARLASTGAQLLLFTGFDVMLPPVLEPMRRRNWLYNEAVREIARRYDALLVDHWAFEIYQDPRMWDTDKLHMSPVGHKYMAAQVLSALGVRHTLKLKQLEPLERAGWRELARVERAWLRDWVVPMFGRKLKGVTLGDNLPPRWPEPVQVSAGLKKLAKQSGRAPVG